In one window of Chryseobacterium phocaeense DNA:
- a CDS encoding VOC family protein, producing the protein MLPSNPAVYFEIPVNDMKRAEKFYSHVFGFSFEKEMIDGYEMALFPFEEKNSGITGALAKGDVYKPTKDGVIIYLKTTDIDESLSKVLNRGGKTLYPKKINEKYGFAVAEFEDSEGNRIALHETLDNP; encoded by the coding sequence ATGTTACCCTCCAACCCTGCCGTATATTTTGAGATTCCTGTTAACGACATGAAACGGGCCGAAAAGTTTTATAGCCATGTATTTGGCTTTTCGTTTGAAAAAGAAATGATTGACGGATATGAAATGGCCCTGTTCCCGTTTGAAGAAAAAAACAGCGGGATCACGGGAGCTTTGGCAAAAGGAGATGTCTATAAACCCACAAAGGATGGGGTCATTATTTATCTTAAAACCACAGATATTGATGAAAGTTTATCAAAAGTGCTGAATCGTGGCGGCAAGACGCTGTACCCTAAAAAAATTAATGAAAAATACGGCTTTGCAGTAGCAGAATTTGAGGATTCCGAGGGAAACAGGATTGCCCTTCATGAGACGCTCGACAACCCATAA
- a CDS encoding M64 family metallopeptidase, protein MMKKIVLLMLSGVLCYSQTFETLPLLQNGANDKRINMVILGDGFTDVQQTEFITSAQASMNYLFNKSPYLEYKNYFNVYAVKVISAESGVKHPGTAANSAEPIFPVSNPNNFLGSSFDIGGTHRCMYGNNTKVGQVLSANVPDYDVAYILSNSTQYGGCGGAYAFASLNNSSNEILVHELGHSFGRLADEYWITTGESHNKTQNSNPATVKWKNWVGTDGVGIYPFPEDNTWYRPHQNCEMRFLNRQFCAVCRETIIEKIHSLVSPIESYTPTNSTAVDGNSNVTFTVNEILPIPNTLVNSWKLNGTMLAATGNSITISPGQLNTGTNTLLFSVTDNTTLVKVDNHHTVHFTNITWTLNKTVLGVAEIKAQERHFGIYPNPFQSEFVIKGKQNFSGKIDVNIYDMSGKLIAAGFERLKPDALLVHTNNLPSGTYMLNITEDKTLIISQKIIKE, encoded by the coding sequence ATGATGAAAAAAATTGTATTGCTGATGTTGTCTGGTGTCTTGTGCTATTCACAAACCTTTGAAACACTGCCTTTATTACAAAACGGTGCGAATGATAAGCGTATTAATATGGTTATTTTAGGAGATGGGTTTACAGATGTGCAACAAACAGAATTCATCACCTCTGCGCAGGCTTCAATGAATTATCTTTTTAATAAGAGTCCTTATCTGGAGTATAAAAATTATTTTAATGTATATGCAGTAAAGGTGATTTCTGCGGAGAGTGGAGTGAAACATCCGGGAACGGCAGCAAACAGTGCAGAGCCTATATTTCCCGTATCTAACCCGAATAACTTTCTGGGCTCTTCTTTTGACATAGGTGGAACTCATAGATGTATGTATGGTAACAACACAAAAGTAGGACAGGTTTTGTCTGCCAATGTTCCGGACTACGATGTTGCTTATATTCTGAGTAATTCTACCCAGTATGGAGGATGTGGAGGAGCTTATGCATTTGCCTCGCTTAATAATTCATCAAATGAGATTCTCGTCCACGAATTGGGACACTCATTTGGAAGGCTTGCCGATGAATACTGGATAACTACAGGTGAAAGTCATAATAAAACACAAAATTCTAATCCTGCAACTGTAAAATGGAAGAATTGGGTAGGTACCGATGGAGTTGGGATCTATCCGTTTCCGGAAGATAACACATGGTACAGGCCTCATCAAAATTGTGAAATGAGATTCCTTAACAGACAATTTTGCGCTGTGTGCAGAGAAACAATTATTGAGAAGATACATTCACTGGTTTCACCCATTGAATCTTATACACCAACCAATAGCACAGCGGTAGACGGAAATTCCAATGTTACTTTTACAGTGAACGAAATCCTGCCAATCCCCAATACGCTTGTAAATTCATGGAAGCTAAACGGAACTATGCTGGCAGCCACCGGAAATTCAATAACTATTTCACCAGGACAGTTGAACACCGGTACCAATACTCTGCTTTTCTCTGTAACCGATAACACTACTTTGGTCAAAGTAGATAATCATCACACAGTCCATTTTACCAATATAACATGGACGTTGAACAAGACAGTGTTAGGAGTAGCCGAAATTAAGGCACAGGAGAGGCATTTTGGGATTTACCCTAACCCATTTCAAAGCGAATTTGTCATTAAGGGTAAGCAGAATTTTTCCGGGAAAATTGATGTCAATATTTATGATATGTCTGGAAAATTGATTGCTGCCGGATTCGAAAGGCTGAAACCTGATGCACTTCTTGTTCATACCAACAACCTTCCGTCCGGAACTTACATGTTAAACATAACAGAAGATAAGACACTGATTATTTCACAGAAAATTATAAAAGAATAG
- a CDS encoding TetR/AcrR family transcriptional regulator translates to MKKEKVQERIIRVASDLFYRQGFNSTGINQIIAEADIAIGSLYNHFSSKNDLLLAYLAKEEIEWFKGFDEFSANISDSRKKILSLIDYRKTLQQSSEFAGCHFIKIISETGESSPVISDFVKQHKDRQKKMIREMVEQFAENHTHIDVNLTTENIFLLIEGAVVTSTIQKNTTSFDQIRKMIEAQLP, encoded by the coding sequence ATGAAAAAGGAAAAAGTACAGGAAAGAATCATCAGGGTTGCCTCGGACCTTTTTTACAGACAGGGCTTTAATTCCACAGGGATTAACCAGATCATTGCTGAGGCAGATATTGCCATAGGGTCTCTGTATAATCATTTTTCATCCAAGAACGACCTTCTTCTGGCTTACCTTGCCAAAGAAGAAATAGAATGGTTCAAAGGGTTTGATGAATTTTCCGCCAACATTTCAGATAGCAGGAAAAAGATTTTGTCCCTGATAGACTATCGTAAAACGCTGCAGCAGTCTTCAGAGTTTGCAGGATGCCATTTCATTAAAATTATTTCGGAAACAGGGGAAAGTAGCCCTGTCATTTCTGATTTTGTAAAACAGCATAAAGACAGACAGAAGAAAATGATCCGGGAAATGGTGGAACAATTTGCAGAAAATCATACTCATATTGATGTGAATTTAACAACGGAAAATATTTTTCTGCTGATTGAAGGTGCAGTTGTGACGTCTACCATTCAAAAGAATACCACTTCTTTTGATCAGATCCGAAAAATGATTGAGGCGCAATTGCCTTAA